Genomic segment of Chitinispirillales bacterium:
AATATTCCTAGAAATTATCATCTTTACAGCAATCCCAAAGGTCCGGGAATCGGTAAAGATTTGCAGATAAATTTAAAAGATGAAAACGTAGAATTTTTATTTGCAAAAAAGCAACGGCCGAAAGTTTTTTTGCCGCCTGACGAACCTGATACCGCTTGGGTTTGGGCGTGGGAAGAAAAAGCCGTAATTTTTGCCGCGCTGAAAACCGTAAATTTTGATTCCGCAAAAATTCAAATCGAAGGCGTTTATTGCGACTTGTCGTGCGTGCCGTTTTCGAAAACGATTTCAGTAAACAATTCGGATAAACCGTTTGACGACAGTTTGCAAGAAATTTATGAATCGTCTCAGGATATTGCGTTTGAAAGAGACGCAGAGGATTATGGCGTTTATAATTTTGACGTCAAAAAATTTACGCAAAAACACTCACTTTTTTCGGCATTGCTTCTGGCGTTTTTTGCCGGAGTTATTTTGAATTTTATGCCTTGTGTTTTACCGGTTTTGGGGATAAAAATTTTGTCGTTTGCGCAGGATACGGACAAAAAAACGGCGATTTTTAAAAGTTTTGCGTTTGCCTTAGGAGTGATTTTCGTGTTTTTACTTCTTGCGATTGCCGCGATTCAACTGAAAATCTGGTGGGGGCAGCAATTTCAAAATCCTGTTTTCATAACGATTCTATCGGTTTTGATGCTTGTCGGTTCGTTGTTTTTGTTTGACGTTTTTACTCTCTCGCCAAATTCCGGCGTCGCAAATTTTGAAATGAAGCAGAAAAAAAACTCTCTTTGGGGTAATTTTATCAGAGGAGTTTGCGCCACAATTTTGGCGACGCCGTGTTCGGGACCGTTTTTGGGCGCGATTATAGCGTGGGCGCTTATCGACAACTCAAACGCGGCGGTTTTTGCCGTGTTCTTGTCTGTCGGGACGGGAATGTCCGCGCCGTATGTTTTGTTGAGCGTTTTGGGCGGAGTAAAAATTTCGCGAAAAATCGCAAAGTATTCCGTAGTTATTAAAAAGATTCTCGCTTTGATTTTGCTTTTATTTGCGGTTTATTTATTCGTCTCGGCTAATTACGGTAAATTTTTTGCGCAAAATCACGATAATTACGATCTTGTATGGGTCGATTTCTCGCCGGAATTGTTTGAAACCGCTCGTAAAAACAAGCAAAGCGTAATTGTAAATTTCACCGCAAAATGGTGTTTAAATTGTCAATTTAACAAAATTTCGGTTTATGACAGTGAAGAAATTCATCGAATCTTTCGGCAAAGAAATATTTTAGCGATGACTGCGGATTTGACAAACGAAAACCCGCCGGCGCAAAAACTTCAGGAAGAATTGAAATCAAAAAGCATTCCGTTTTTGGCGATTTTTGACGGGGACGATTTTGGAAGTCCGG
This window contains:
- a CDS encoding thioredoxin family protein, which translates into the protein MRISVKNLVSYIKNGRRIVCRFLFLLFFIFGNVNAFETDDTLSFETAIKVQSDTLIAAITINIPRNYHLYSNPKGPGIGKDLQINLKDENVEFLFAKKQRPKVFLPPDEPDTAWVWAWEEKAVIFAALKTVNFDSAKIQIEGVYCDLSCVPFSKTISVNNSDKPFDDSLQEIYESSQDIAFERDAEDYGVYNFDVKKFTQKHSLFSALLLAFFAGVILNFMPCVLPVLGIKILSFAQDTDKKTAIFKSFAFALGVIFVFLLLAIAAIQLKIWWGQQFQNPVFITILSVLMLVGSLFLFDVFTLSPNSGVANFEMKQKKNSLWGNFIRGVCATILATPCSGPFLGAIIAWALIDNSNAAVFAVFLSVGTGMSAPYVLLSVLGGVKISRKIAKYSVVIKKILALILLLFAVYLFVSANYGKFFAQNHDNYDLVWVDFSPELFETARKNKQSVIVNFTAKWCLNCQFNKISVYDSEEIHRIFRQRNILAMTADLTNENPPAQKLQEELKSKSIPFLAIFDGDDFGSPVVFYDIVSKKSVVEVIEKLDL